A single Pseudodesulfovibrio aespoeensis Aspo-2 DNA region contains:
- a CDS encoding glutamine synthetase III family protein has product MSGYQTRQNAIAAVTNYKPTNKPLNFAETSPAEIFGSNVFSDKVMKSMLPKDVYKSLLKTKKTGERMDPAIAGPVAAAMKEWALSKGATHYTHVFYPLTGLTAEKHDGFLTPDGEGGAVAEFDPKLLIQGEPDASSFPSGGLRATFEARGYTAWDVTNPAYIIENPNGTFLCIPTAFVSWKGHALDKKTPLLRANQVINKVGRRFLALFGTDNGDMVVSNAGPEQEYFLVDRNFYFARPDLMVCGRTLFGAKPSKGQELDDHYFGSIPRRVLSFMLEVERELYKLGVPVKTRHNEVAPGQFEIAPIYEQSNLATDHNQMLMTTLKSVAKRYGMACLLHEKPFAGINGSGKHLNYSLSTPTQGSLYNPGETPHENMQFLTITAATIRAVEKYGKLLRAVVASASNDHRLGANEAPPAIMSIFLGEQLTDIFEQIEKGSLKGCKTKDCLTVGVDTLPPLPMDAGDRNRTSPFAFTGNRFEFRAVGSNQSIAGAQVALNTILAESLDFVCDEIEKITKGDVSKLGAACQKVIQAIMKKHGHIVFNGDGYSEEWQKEAKRRGLPNMKTAADCLPVIGDKDVVDMFVKYGVLSAEELHSRVEIYHEQYNQSIKTEALLVGKIARTIILPAAIRYQGELASTAASMKAAGIEPTTSILQDVTDKLRLLQANTEALEKLMEKKNFKSVEEEAAYKTKKILPAMLAVRHVADALEGVVADDLWPLPSYQEMLFIK; this is encoded by the coding sequence ATGAGCGGATACCAGACCCGTCAGAACGCCATCGCGGCGGTGACCAACTACAAGCCCACCAACAAGCCCCTGAATTTCGCGGAGACCTCTCCGGCGGAGATCTTCGGGTCCAACGTCTTCAGCGACAAGGTCATGAAGTCCATGCTGCCCAAGGACGTGTACAAGTCCCTGCTGAAGACCAAGAAGACCGGGGAGAGGATGGACCCCGCCATTGCCGGGCCCGTGGCCGCGGCCATGAAGGAATGGGCGCTCTCCAAGGGCGCGACCCACTACACCCATGTCTTCTATCCCCTGACCGGCCTGACCGCCGAGAAGCACGACGGCTTCCTGACCCCGGACGGCGAGGGCGGTGCCGTCGCCGAATTCGACCCCAAGCTGCTCATCCAGGGTGAGCCCGACGCGTCGAGCTTCCCCTCCGGCGGGCTGCGCGCCACCTTCGAGGCACGCGGTTACACCGCCTGGGACGTGACCAACCCGGCCTACATCATTGAGAACCCCAACGGCACCTTCCTGTGCATCCCCACGGCCTTCGTTTCCTGGAAGGGACACGCCCTGGACAAGAAGACCCCGCTGCTGCGCGCCAACCAGGTCATCAACAAGGTTGGCCGCCGCTTCCTCGCCCTGTTCGGCACCGACAACGGCGACATGGTGGTTTCCAACGCCGGTCCCGAGCAGGAATACTTCCTGGTGGACCGCAACTTCTACTTTGCCCGGCCCGACCTGATGGTCTGCGGTCGCACCCTGTTCGGTGCCAAGCCCTCCAAGGGCCAGGAACTGGACGACCACTACTTCGGCTCCATTCCGCGCCGGGTGCTCTCCTTCATGCTTGAGGTCGAGCGCGAGCTGTACAAGCTGGGCGTGCCGGTCAAGACCCGCCACAACGAGGTGGCCCCCGGCCAGTTCGAGATCGCTCCCATCTACGAGCAGTCCAACCTGGCCACCGACCACAACCAGATGCTCATGACCACCCTCAAATCGGTGGCCAAGCGCTACGGCATGGCCTGCCTGCTGCACGAGAAGCCTTTTGCGGGCATCAACGGCTCGGGCAAGCACCTGAACTATTCGCTCTCCACCCCGACGCAGGGATCGCTGTACAACCCCGGCGAAACCCCGCACGAGAACATGCAGTTCCTGACCATCACCGCGGCCACCATCCGCGCCGTGGAGAAATACGGCAAGCTGCTGCGCGCCGTGGTCGCCTCGGCCAGCAACGATCACCGCCTGGGCGCCAACGAGGCTCCGCCCGCCATCATGTCCATCTTCCTTGGCGAGCAGCTGACCGACATCTTCGAGCAGATCGAGAAGGGCAGCCTCAAGGGTTGCAAGACCAAGGACTGCCTGACCGTGGGCGTGGACACCCTGCCCCCGCTGCCCATGGACGCGGGCGACCGCAACCGCACCAGCCCCTTTGCCTTCACCGGCAACCGCTTCGAGTTCCGCGCCGTGGGTTCCAACCAGTCCATCGCCGGTGCCCAGGTGGCCCTGAACACCATACTGGCCGAGTCGCTCGACTTTGTCTGCGACGAGATCGAGAAGATCACCAAGGGCGACGTCTCCAAGCTGGGCGCGGCCTGCCAGAAGGTCATCCAGGCCATCATGAAGAAGCACGGCCACATCGTCTTCAACGGCGACGGCTACTCCGAGGAATGGCAGAAGGAGGCCAAGCGGCGCGGCCTGCCCAACATGAAGACCGCGGCCGACTGCCTGCCCGTCATCGGCGACAAGGATGTGGTTGACATGTTTGTCAAATATGGCGTCCTCTCCGCCGAAGAGCTGCACTCCCGCGTGGAGATTTACCACGAGCAGTACAACCAGAGCATCAAGACCGAGGCCCTGCTGGTGGGCAAGATCGCCAGGACCATCATCCTGCCCGCCGCCATCCGCTACCAGGGCGAGCTGGCCTCCACCGCCGCCAGCATGAAGGCCGCTGGCATCGAGCCCACCACCTCCATCCTCCAGGACGTGACAGACAAGTTGCGCCTGCTCCAGGCCAATACCGAGGCCCTGGAAAAGCTGATGGAGAAGAAGAACTTCAAGTCCGTGGAAGAGGAAGCCGCCTACAAGACCAAGAAGATCCTGCCCGCCATGCTGGCCGTGCGCCATGTGGCCGACGCCCTGGAAGGCGTGGTGGCCGACGACCTGTGGCCCCTGCCCAGCTACCAGGAGATGCTCTTCATCAAGTAG
- a CDS encoding RluA family pseudouridine synthase, whose protein sequence is MTGIPDGLVIVHRDPLFVVVDKPGGLLSVPGRGPENQDCVVNRLKALLPECLDQPSVHRLDQDTSGLLVLALTAQAHRALSVQFMERLVGKRYVALIDGVLGPDSGIIELAFRLDPDNRPYHVYDPEQGKPGVTRWRKLGVEQGRTRVEFMPLTGRTHQLRLHSAHEKGLGHPIVGDRLYGTGTAPGQLRLHASALRFRHPATRQNLEFFSLPPF, encoded by the coding sequence ATGACCGGGATTCCCGACGGCCTGGTCATCGTGCACCGCGATCCGCTGTTCGTGGTGGTGGACAAGCCGGGCGGTCTGCTCTCGGTGCCGGGGCGCGGCCCGGAGAACCAGGACTGCGTGGTCAACCGGCTCAAGGCCCTGCTTCCGGAGTGCCTTGACCAGCCCTCGGTCCACCGGCTGGATCAGGACACCTCTGGGCTGCTTGTTCTGGCCCTGACGGCCCAGGCCCACCGCGCCCTGTCCGTGCAGTTCATGGAGCGGCTGGTGGGCAAGCGCTATGTGGCCCTCATCGACGGCGTGCTGGGCCCGGATTCCGGCATCATCGAGCTGGCCTTCCGGCTTGATCCGGACAACCGGCCCTATCATGTCTATGATCCAGAGCAGGGCAAGCCGGGTGTCACCCGCTGGCGCAAGCTGGGCGTGGAACAGGGGCGCACCAGGGTCGAGTTCATGCCCCTGACCGGGCGCACCCACCAGCTCAGGCTGCACTCGGCCCACGAGAAGGGGCTTGGCCATCCCATCGTGGGCGACCGTCTCTACGGCACGGGCACGGCCCCGGGCCAGCTCAGGCTCCACGCCTCGGCCTTACGCTTTCGCCATCCGGCCACACGGCAAAACCTCGAATTCTTCTCGCTGCCGCCGTTTTAA
- the greA gene encoding transcription elongation factor GreA, translating to MDRIPISKQGFEKIKKELEELKAQRPAIIQAIKEAREEGDLSENAGYDAARERQGMLEARITYINSRMPLFDVLDLDTLGGSRAIFGATVEIEDMDTEETKRFTLLGPDDADHKSGSISVLSPMGRALMGKEVGDEAIVDAPRGRIEYEIVSIQFLGAAGLNIR from the coding sequence ATGGACAGGATTCCCATTTCCAAACAGGGCTTTGAAAAGATCAAGAAGGAGCTTGAAGAGCTCAAGGCGCAGCGACCCGCCATCATCCAGGCCATCAAGGAGGCCAGGGAGGAAGGCGACCTGAGCGAGAACGCCGGATACGACGCGGCCCGCGAACGCCAGGGCATGCTTGAGGCGCGCATCACCTACATCAATTCGCGCATGCCGCTCTTTGACGTGCTCGACCTCGACACCCTGGGCGGCAGCCGCGCCATCTTCGGGGCCACTGTCGAGATCGAGGATATGGACACCGAGGAGACCAAGCGGTTCACCCTGCTCGGCCCGGACGACGCGGACCACAAGAGCGGCTCCATCTCCGTGCTCTCGCCCATGGGGCGCGCCCTGATGGGCAAGGAAGTGGGCGACGAGGCCATTGTGGACGCTCCGCGAGGCCGCATCGAGTACGAGATCGTTTCCATCCAGTTCCTCGGTGCCGCAGGGTTGAACATCCGATAA
- a CDS encoding BMP family lipoprotein, producing the protein MSKLRTLLSVALPVVILTVLLSAGLAAAKDFTIGLILVGPYNDKGYSQAQFDGGKYVEAKMPGAKMIYLDKVNPADRPGLTIPQVVDDLIEKGADLIIAGSDDMKDGILEAAAMHPDKTFVHVSGDATWGGNGPANLGNLFGRMEYPKMMAGFTAAMTTQTGKIGFLGPLINEETRRLVASAYLGAAHAWTTVRGKDIKDLSFNVKWIGFWFNIPGVTADPTQVAGSFYDSGCDVIISGIDTPEAVTVARQKSGQGKNVFAIPYDYEKACEGQGAICLGVPYFNWGPGFLRIAKQVQDGTYKPAFEWEAPHWANINDHDKSPVGFMPGEGMTAQTQAKLDEFVARMGSGQLDLFTGPLNYQDGSVFLKPGEKATDKQIWYMEQLLEGMTGLSSAK; encoded by the coding sequence ATGTCCAAGCTACGCACGCTGCTTTCGGTTGCGCTTCCAGTGGTGATCCTGACCGTGCTGCTCTCCGCCGGGCTGGCCGCGGCCAAGGATTTCACCATCGGCCTGATCCTGGTCGGCCCTTACAATGACAAGGGATACAGCCAGGCCCAGTTTGATGGCGGCAAATATGTCGAGGCCAAGATGCCTGGCGCAAAAATGATCTACCTCGACAAGGTCAACCCGGCAGACCGGCCCGGCCTGACCATCCCCCAGGTGGTGGACGACCTGATCGAAAAGGGCGCGGACCTGATCATCGCCGGGTCCGACGACATGAAAGACGGCATCCTCGAAGCCGCGGCCATGCACCCGGACAAGACCTTTGTCCATGTTTCCGGCGACGCGACGTGGGGCGGCAACGGCCCGGCCAACCTGGGCAACCTCTTTGGCCGCATGGAGTATCCCAAGATGATGGCCGGATTCACCGCGGCCATGACCACCCAGACCGGCAAGATCGGCTTCCTCGGCCCGCTGATCAATGAGGAGACCCGCCGTCTGGTGGCCTCGGCCTACCTCGGCGCGGCCCACGCCTGGACCACGGTGCGCGGCAAAGACATTAAAGACCTTTCCTTCAACGTCAAATGGATCGGCTTCTGGTTCAACATCCCCGGCGTCACCGCCGACCCGACCCAGGTGGCCGGTTCCTTCTACGATTCGGGCTGCGACGTGATCATCTCCGGCATCGACACCCCCGAGGCCGTGACCGTGGCCCGGCAAAAGAGCGGCCAGGGCAAAAACGTCTTCGCCATCCCCTACGACTATGAAAAGGCGTGCGAGGGCCAGGGGGCCATCTGTCTTGGCGTGCCCTACTTCAACTGGGGTCCGGGCTTCCTGCGCATCGCCAAGCAGGTGCAGGACGGCACCTACAAACCCGCTTTCGAGTGGGAAGCGCCCCACTGGGCCAACATCAACGACCACGACAAGTCGCCCGTGGGCTTCATGCCCGGCGAGGGCATGACCGCCCAAACCCAGGCCAAGCTCGACGAGTTCGTGGCCCGGATGGGGTCGGGCCAGCTCGACCTGTTCACCGGCCCCCTCAACTACCAGGACGGCTCGGTCTTCCTCAAGCCGGGCGAAAAGGCCACGGACAAACAGATCTGGTACATGGAACAGCTGCTTGAAGGCATGACAGGACTCTCCAGCGCCAAGTAG
- a CDS encoding ATP-binding cassette domain-containing protein, with amino-acid sequence MIVLQDIHKHYGRVRANDGISLTLEPGHIYALVGENGAGKSTLMRVLAGHTRPTSGTIGLGGHTVAHLTPTLAREHGVGMLYQDPLDFPAMPVWENFQLGAPKRTKGQVIDVIGELSYRLDACFLPDETVSSLTVGERQLLELLRLLDLGATTLILDEPTTGITPEQKRDLFNLLMKLAREENHTIVLVTHKLSEALEMADAILVMRQGALVATLTPPYDGRELVRRMFGEAAETQPVSAPEPTEFNASPRLRLDSVTLAGPKYSMGPMNFSARPGECIGLAGLDGSGQELFLRGLCGLDRMPGGTLTLDGRTYTTNDFATLRRAGVHFVPADRLAMALFPALTLRQHVALAFPERANGLDAFYQSQCVERFNLRAHPDTRADELSGGNQQRLLLSLIPDNAALLLMEHPTRGLDAGSARQVWSHLNDRCRAGATLIFFSPDLDEVLEHSHRVAVFYDRAIAAMVDRAQATTEAVGALMAGKHPDEILGGGQ; translated from the coding sequence ATGATCGTCTTACAGGACATCCACAAGCACTATGGCCGGGTTCGGGCCAACGACGGCATCAGCCTGACCCTCGAACCCGGCCATATCTACGCCCTGGTGGGCGAAAACGGCGCGGGCAAAAGCACCCTCATGCGCGTGCTGGCCGGGCACACGCGCCCCACCTCCGGCACCATCGGCCTGGGCGGCCACACCGTGGCCCACCTGACGCCGACCCTGGCCCGCGAGCACGGGGTGGGCATGCTCTACCAGGACCCGCTCGATTTCCCGGCCATGCCCGTCTGGGAGAACTTCCAGCTGGGCGCACCCAAACGGACCAAGGGACAGGTCATTGATGTCATCGGCGAGCTCTCCTACCGGCTCGACGCCTGTTTCCTGCCCGACGAGACGGTCTCGTCCCTGACCGTGGGCGAGCGCCAGCTGCTCGAATTGCTGCGCTTGCTCGACCTGGGAGCCACCACCCTGATCCTGGACGAACCGACCACGGGCATCACCCCGGAGCAGAAACGCGACCTCTTCAACCTGCTCATGAAGCTGGCCCGCGAGGAAAACCACACCATCGTCCTGGTCACCCACAAGCTCTCCGAAGCCCTGGAGATGGCCGATGCCATCCTGGTCATGCGCCAGGGCGCGCTCGTCGCCACCCTGACCCCGCCCTATGACGGGCGGGAACTGGTCCGGCGCATGTTCGGCGAGGCGGCAGAAACCCAGCCTGTGAGCGCACCCGAACCGACCGAGTTTAATGCCTCCCCACGGCTGCGGCTGGACAGCGTGACCCTGGCCGGTCCCAAGTATTCCATGGGGCCGATGAATTTCTCGGCCCGGCCCGGCGAGTGCATCGGGCTGGCCGGGCTGGACGGCAGCGGCCAGGAACTGTTCCTGCGCGGCCTGTGCGGGCTGGACCGCATGCCCGGCGGCACCCTGACCCTGGATGGCCGGACCTACACGACAAACGATTTCGCCACCTTGCGACGGGCCGGGGTCCACTTCGTGCCCGCCGACCGGCTGGCAATGGCCCTGTTTCCGGCCCTGACCCTGCGCCAACACGTCGCCCTCGCCTTCCCGGAGCGCGCCAACGGGCTGGACGCCTTCTACCAGAGCCAATGCGTGGAGCGGTTCAACCTGCGCGCCCACCCGGACACCAGGGCGGACGAGCTTTCGGGCGGCAACCAGCAGCGGCTGCTGCTCTCGCTCATCCCGGACAACGCCGCCCTGCTGCTCATGGAACACCCCACGCGCGGCCTTGACGCGGGCTCGGCCCGACAGGTGTGGTCCCACCTCAACGACCGCTGCCGGGCGGGCGCGACCCTGATCTTCTTCTCGCCCGATCTCGACGAGGTGCTGGAGCACAGCCACCGGGTGGCGGTCTTCTATGACCGGGCCATCGCCGCCATGGTGGACCGCGCCCAGGCCACCACCGAGGCCGTGGGTGCGCTCATGGCAGGCAAACACCCCGACGAAATCCTGGGGGGCGGGCAATGA
- a CDS encoding ABC transporter permease — MARTWTKSPALAEAGWLGAAMLLALGLTILVTLPSGAPPFETIAVLFEGGLGSVSKLGRVLAGWVPLTLCAVGLLVPFTARLWNIGVEGQVVMGAIFCTWALRPFDSGGVPEILLAMGAGILGGALWALLAGLLRVFGRVHEIFSGLGLNFVALGVTLWLIFGPWKRPGVASMSGTEPIDASLWLPRLGSMTVSWAALALALAAVIGVGLLLRRTTWGLKLRAVGENPKAATLFALGPRRRLLQAFMLCGGLAGLAGAIQVLGVYHRLLPSISSSYGYTALLVGMMASFRLGPVPFICLFFAVLNVGSIQLPLQLGLDSSLSGVIQGVMVLSVFLVHGLRLWLRQRGESA, encoded by the coding sequence ATGGCGCGGACATGGACAAAATCCCCGGCGCTGGCCGAAGCCGGCTGGCTCGGCGCGGCCATGCTCCTGGCCCTGGGGTTGACCATCCTGGTCACCCTGCCCTCGGGCGCGCCTCCCTTTGAGACCATCGCCGTGCTCTTCGAGGGCGGGCTCGGCTCGGTCTCCAAGCTCGGCCGCGTGCTGGCGGGCTGGGTGCCGCTGACCCTGTGCGCCGTGGGCCTGCTCGTGCCCTTCACCGCCCGGCTCTGGAACATCGGCGTGGAGGGGCAGGTGGTCATGGGGGCCATCTTCTGCACCTGGGCCCTGCGCCCCTTTGACAGCGGCGGCGTGCCCGAGATTCTGCTGGCCATGGGCGCGGGCATTCTGGGCGGCGCGCTCTGGGCGCTCCTGGCCGGGCTGCTGCGCGTGTTTGGCCGGGTCCACGAGATTTTTTCCGGCCTGGGCCTCAACTTCGTGGCCCTGGGCGTGACCCTGTGGCTCATCTTCGGCCCGTGGAAACGGCCCGGCGTGGCCTCCATGTCCGGCACCGAGCCCATCGACGCATCCCTGTGGCTGCCCCGGCTCGGCTCCATGACCGTGAGCTGGGCCGCCCTGGCCCTGGCCCTGGCCGCCGTGATCGGGGTGGGCCTGCTCCTGCGCCGCACCACCTGGGGGCTCAAGCTGCGTGCCGTGGGCGAGAACCCCAAGGCCGCCACCCTGTTCGCGCTGGGGCCGCGCCGCCGCCTGCTCCAGGCGTTCATGCTTTGCGGCGGGCTGGCCGGGCTGGCCGGAGCCATCCAAGTGCTCGGCGTCTACCACCGGCTGCTGCCGTCCATCTCGTCGAGCTACGGTTACACCGCGCTGCTGGTGGGCATGATGGCCTCGTTCCGGCTTGGGCCGGTGCCCTTCATCTGCCTCTTCTTCGCGGTGCTCAATGTGGGCTCCATCCAGCTCCCCCTGCAACTGGGGCTTGATTCGTCCCTGAGCGGCGTCATCCAAGGGGTCATGGTCCTGTCCGTATTCCTGGTCCACGGCCTGCGCCTGTGGCTGCGCCAAAGGGGGGAATCGGCATGA
- a CDS encoding ABC transporter permease has protein sequence MNGMTDAIALALAAVLMAGAPLVLATLGETLTEKAGIINLSLDGSILLAAMAAFAVSATFDSPWLGVAAGMAVGAAMAGALGVIGIYLGQSQLAVGFILTLLARDLAYFLGHGFSRQPGPDLGVWTIPGLGEVALIGPVFGPIFGSRSPVVHLSLAAIFLCWWWMYRTEGGIRLRAVGESPRAAFGRGIRVRLVRLCYCLAGGALVGMAGAAYSLAVKPGWGRPQGCEGAGWIVLAIVIFGGWHPVRAALGAFFFAALQVSGIYLQDIFPSIPAPVFQVAPFPMMILTLLAANLGRAGRVQDMIRRHPFLKRLSQGWSIDPPAALGQDFDPRKGL, from the coding sequence ATGAACGGCATGACCGACGCCATTGCCCTGGCCCTGGCCGCCGTGCTCATGGCGGGCGCGCCCCTGGTGCTGGCCACTCTGGGCGAGACGCTGACCGAAAAGGCGGGCATCATCAACCTGTCGCTGGACGGCTCCATCCTGCTGGCCGCCATGGCCGCCTTTGCCGTGTCCGCCACCTTTGACAGCCCGTGGCTCGGCGTGGCGGCAGGCATGGCCGTGGGCGCAGCCATGGCGGGCGCGCTCGGCGTCATCGGCATCTATCTCGGGCAGTCGCAACTGGCCGTGGGCTTCATCCTGACCCTGCTGGCCCGCGACCTGGCCTATTTCCTGGGTCACGGCTTCTCGCGCCAGCCCGGTCCTGACCTCGGCGTCTGGACCATTCCGGGCCTGGGCGAGGTGGCCCTGATCGGCCCTGTCTTCGGCCCCATCTTTGGCTCACGCTCGCCGGTGGTCCACCTGAGCCTCGCGGCCATCTTCCTGTGCTGGTGGTGGATGTACCGCACCGAGGGGGGCATCCGGCTGCGCGCAGTGGGCGAATCACCCAGGGCCGCCTTTGGCCGGGGCATCCGGGTGCGGCTGGTCAGGCTGTGCTATTGTCTGGCAGGCGGCGCGCTGGTGGGCATGGCCGGGGCCGCCTACTCCCTGGCGGTCAAGCCCGGCTGGGGACGGCCCCAGGGGTGCGAGGGCGCGGGCTGGATCGTCCTGGCCATCGTCATCTTCGGCGGCTGGCATCCGGTGCGCGCGGCCCTTGGCGCCTTCTTCTTCGCCGCGCTCCAGGTATCGGGCATCTATCTTCAGGATATCTTTCCGTCCATTCCGGCCCCGGTCTTCCAGGTGGCCCCGTTCCCCATGATGATCCTGACCCTGCTGGCCGCGAACCTGGGCCGCGCAGGCCGGGTGCAGGATATGATCCGCCGCCATCCTTTCCTCAAACGGCTCTCCCAAGGCTGGTCCATCGACCCCCCGGCGGCGCTGGGCCAGGACTTCGACCCCAGAAAGGGACTATAA
- a CDS encoding 2-hydroxyacid dehydrogenase: MSKPKIFITRRIPDAGIDMLAEVAEVVVNPEDRTLSRAELLASVADCQGVIGLLTEKIDAEFFDAAPKLKGYANYAVGYDNIDVAEATRRSIPVSNTPGVLTDATAECAWALIFATARRVAEADRVMRSGAWQGWGPLQFIGQGVRGKTLGIVGAGRIGTAMALMSRGFDMRVLYTSSSGRRNAVLEDTLKARLVPFDTLLAEADFISIHTPLTPDTRHLFDAAAFGRMKRTACIVNTARGPVIKEDDLVDALKNGVIAGAGLDVFEREPAMAPGLAGLDNAVVLPHIGSATVESRTDMATLAARNMLAMLAGQRPETCLNPDIFGPAFFDAERSDRKGGAKA; this comes from the coding sequence ATGAGCAAACCGAAAATCTTCATCACCCGTCGAATCCCGGACGCAGGCATCGACATGCTGGCCGAGGTGGCCGAGGTGGTCGTCAACCCCGAGGACCGCACCCTGTCGCGGGCCGAACTGCTGGCCTCGGTGGCCGACTGCCAGGGCGTCATCGGCCTGCTCACCGAAAAAATCGACGCGGAATTCTTCGACGCCGCGCCCAAGCTCAAGGGGTACGCCAACTACGCCGTGGGATACGACAACATCGACGTGGCCGAGGCCACCCGCCGGTCCATCCCGGTCTCCAACACGCCGGGCGTGCTCACCGACGCCACGGCAGAGTGCGCCTGGGCGCTCATCTTTGCCACGGCCCGGCGCGTGGCGGAGGCGGACCGGGTCATGCGCTCCGGCGCGTGGCAGGGATGGGGACCGCTCCAGTTCATCGGCCAGGGCGTGCGCGGCAAGACCCTGGGCATTGTCGGCGCGGGCCGCATCGGCACGGCCATGGCCCTGATGTCCCGCGGGTTCGACATGCGGGTGCTCTACACCAGCTCGTCCGGCAGGCGCAACGCGGTCCTTGAGGACACCCTGAAGGCGCGCCTTGTGCCCTTTGACACCCTGCTGGCCGAGGCGGACTTCATCTCCATCCACACCCCCCTCACACCGGACACCCGCCACCTCTTCGACGCTGCCGCCTTTGGGCGCATGAAGCGCACGGCCTGCATCGTCAACACGGCGCGCGGCCCGGTGATCAAGGAGGACGATCTGGTGGACGCCCTGAAGAACGGCGTGATCGCGGGCGCGGGGCTTGACGTGTTCGAGCGCGAACCGGCCATGGCGCCGGGGCTGGCCGGGCTGGACAACGCAGTGGTCCTGCCCCACATCGGCTCGGCCACCGTCGAGTCGCGCACGGACATGGCCACCCTGGCGGCGCGCAACATGCTCGCCATGCTGGCCGGGCAGCGGCCAGAGACCTGCCTCAACCCAGACATATTCGGCCCGGCCTTCTTTGACGCGGAACGCAGTGACCGCAAGGGCGGAGCCAAGGCATGA
- a CDS encoding glycerate kinase type-2 family protein, giving the protein MTTAYAQRRDHLLAIVNRAIEAVAPEGAMRKAISRHGDILNVAGEQYDLTGFERILVLGAGKASASMARALEDILGARVLDRLFHDGLVITKYGHGCDPGRIRVMEAAHPVPDEAGQRGAEALLDLAATATERDLVFCLISGGASALIPAPQPPVTLAHKQETTSRLLACGATIDEINAIRKHLSAIKGGHLAKVLEPATVLTLIISDVVGDRLDVIGSGPTAPDNATFADCLDILDRFGLREAVPPQVTALLQAGQEGRLPETLGSDDPCFARVRNLIIAGNAQALAGAAEAARELGYAPLVVETSMQGEARQVASDLVCAAMGICGGDGPKPPVCLLAGGETTVTLKDGGKGGGKGGRNQEMALAAAIRLFESGPDSARIGMACVGTDGTDGPTDAAGALVLPDTLGHCDATGLAAARRHLDDNDAYTFFSTAGTILKTGPTRTNVMDIAVILVDPA; this is encoded by the coding sequence ATGACCACGGCCTACGCACAGCGGCGCGACCACCTGCTGGCCATCGTCAACCGGGCCATCGAGGCCGTGGCCCCGGAAGGGGCCATGCGCAAGGCCATATCCCGCCACGGCGACATCCTGAACGTGGCCGGGGAGCAGTACGACCTGACCGGCTTCGAGCGCATCCTCGTGCTCGGCGCGGGCAAGGCGTCCGCGTCCATGGCCCGCGCCCTGGAGGACATCCTGGGCGCGCGCGTGCTTGACCGCTTGTTTCACGATGGGCTGGTGATCACCAAATACGGCCACGGGTGCGACCCTGGTCGCATCCGGGTGATGGAGGCCGCCCACCCCGTGCCCGACGAGGCGGGCCAGCGCGGGGCCGAGGCGCTCCTCGACCTCGCGGCCACGGCCACGGAGCGCGATCTGGTCTTCTGCCTCATCTCGGGCGGGGCCAGCGCCCTCATCCCAGCGCCCCAGCCGCCCGTAACCCTGGCCCACAAGCAGGAGACCACGAGCCGCCTGCTCGCCTGCGGGGCGACCATCGACGAGATCAACGCCATCCGCAAACACCTCTCGGCCATCAAGGGCGGGCATCTGGCCAAGGTTCTGGAACCGGCCACAGTCCTGACCCTGATCATCTCCGACGTGGTGGGGGACCGGCTGGACGTCATCGGCTCCGGCCCCACTGCGCCCGACAACGCCACCTTTGCCGACTGCCTGGACATCCTTGATCGCTTCGGCCTGCGCGAGGCTGTGCCGCCCCAAGTGACCGCCCTGCTCCAGGCCGGGCAGGAAGGCAGGCTGCCCGAGACCCTGGGCAGCGACGATCCCTGCTTCGCCCGCGTGCGCAACCTGATCATCGCAGGCAACGCCCAGGCCCTGGCCGGAGCAGCCGAGGCGGCCCGCGAGCTGGGCTACGCGCCGCTGGTGGTCGAGACCTCCATGCAGGGCGAGGCGCGGCAGGTGGCATCAGACCTCGTCTGCGCGGCCATGGGCATCTGCGGCGGCGACGGGCCCAAGCCGCCCGTGTGCCTGCTGGCCGGGGGCGAGACCACCGTGACCCTCAAGGACGGAGGCAAGGGCGGGGGCAAGGGGGGCCGCAACCAGGAGATGGCCCTGGCCGCGGCCATCCGCCTCTTTGAATCCGGCCCGGACAGCGCGCGCATCGGCATGGCCTGCGTGGGCACCGATGGCACGGACGGTCCCACGGACGCGGCAGGCGCGCTCGTGCTGCCCGACACCCTGGGCCACTGTGATGCCACGGGTCTGGCCGCCGCGCGACGCCATCTGGACGACAACGACGCCTACACCTTCTTCTCCACCGCCGGGACCATCCTCAAGACCGGCCCCACGCGCACCAATGTCATGGACATCGCCGTCATCCTCGTGGACCCGGCCTGA